In a single window of the Actinomycetota bacterium genome:
- a CDS encoding acetyl-CoA acetyltransferase, with protein sequence MDDASEHSGLPHTVGGRAPVLLGVGTVRQRLDAASLPGLGPIELMQEALRRSLADAQVAGLAGRLDAVLVPRGTWKHADPGRAVAAAVGADAVRSVVSEVGVLQQSLIALACRLVATGEARAVAVVGGEAMHRARVAAAAGVELSADVADGPWPGPDEVLAPGGEIVSAMEIERHFAVPVHQYALIESVLTHRDGHTPRERETHVARLWARGAEVAADLPDDSDVWDPTRWTAAELLSPARGNRLLASPYRRRCVSDWTVDQAAALVVASVDTARELGVDPGRWVSPVALGETNHIVALSARPDLGGCPAWRLIGHELAAACGVAVGDVDHLDLYSCFPSAVQVAAAELLDIDDLAGRPWTVTGGMTFGGGPFNNYVLQSTAAMARVLRSRPGETGLVTSVSGMLSKVAAAVWRGGGPQAELVDFDVSARAAALSPARRERPDLQGEARVVAATVVHDREGPVRGLAVVENPAGERCAAVTEDGATIAVWSERDVVGELVTVDGRGALVSAS encoded by the coding sequence GTGGACGATGCGTCGGAGCACTCGGGGCTCCCCCACACGGTGGGGGGACGGGCGCCTGTGCTGCTCGGTGTCGGCACGGTGCGGCAGCGCCTCGATGCTGCCTCGCTGCCCGGGCTGGGCCCGATCGAGCTGATGCAAGAGGCGCTCCGGCGCTCGCTCGCGGATGCCCAGGTGGCCGGGCTCGCCGGCCGGCTCGACGCCGTGCTCGTGCCGCGCGGCACCTGGAAGCACGCCGACCCCGGGCGGGCGGTAGCCGCCGCGGTGGGTGCCGACGCGGTGCGCAGCGTCGTGTCCGAGGTGGGCGTGCTGCAGCAGTCGCTCATCGCCCTCGCTTGCCGGCTGGTGGCCACCGGCGAGGCGCGGGCGGTGGCTGTCGTCGGCGGCGAGGCGATGCATCGGGCGCGGGTGGCTGCGGCGGCCGGGGTCGAGCTGTCGGCCGACGTCGCCGACGGCCCGTGGCCCGGCCCCGACGAGGTGCTCGCCCCGGGCGGCGAGATCGTGTCGGCGATGGAGATCGAACGGCACTTCGCCGTGCCCGTGCACCAGTACGCGCTGATCGAGAGCGTGCTCACCCACCGCGATGGCCACACCCCTCGCGAGCGGGAGACCCACGTCGCGCGCCTGTGGGCGAGGGGTGCCGAGGTGGCCGCCGACCTGCCCGACGACTCAGATGTCTGGGACCCGACGCGATGGACCGCCGCCGAGCTGTTGTCGCCCGCGCGCGGCAACCGGCTGCTCGCCTCGCCGTACCGCCGCCGGTGCGTCAGTGATTGGACGGTGGACCAGGCGGCCGCACTCGTCGTCGCCTCCGTCGATACCGCCCGTGAGCTCGGCGTCGACCCCGGCCGCTGGGTGTCACCGGTCGCGCTGGGGGAGACGAACCACATCGTGGCTCTCTCCGCGCGCCCCGACCTCGGGGGCTGCCCGGCGTGGCGGTTGATCGGGCACGAATTGGCGGCGGCGTGCGGCGTCGCGGTGGGCGACGTCGACCACCTCGATCTCTACAGCTGCTTCCCGTCGGCCGTGCAGGTGGCCGCGGCCGAGCTGCTCGACATCGACGACCTCGCCGGGCGGCCGTGGACCGTGACCGGGGGGATGACGTTCGGCGGTGGCCCGTTCAACAACTACGTGTTGCAGTCGACGGCGGCGATGGCGCGTGTGCTGCGTTCGCGTCCCGGTGAGACGGGTCTCGTGACGAGCGTCAGCGGCATGTTGTCGAAGGTGGCGGCGGCCGTGTGGCGCGGCGGGGGGCCGCAGGCGGAGCTGGTCGACTTCGACGTCAGCGCCCGGGCAGCGGCGCTGTCACCCGCCCGGCGCGAACGCCCGGACCTGCAAGGCGAGGCGCGAGTGGTGGCCGCGACCGTCGTGCACGATCGGGAAGGCCCGGTTCGCGGGCTGGCCGTCGTCGAGAACCCCGCGGGGGAGCGGTGCGCGGCCGTCACCGAGGACGGGGCCACGATCGCCGTCTGGAGCGAGCGCGACGTCGTCGGTGAGCTGGTGACCGTAGACGGCCGCGGCGCCCTCGTCTCAGCATCGTGA
- a CDS encoding EAL domain-containing protein, whose protein sequence is MAGRVSGRDSLIRGRNEGRSPDGRPVDGGADAVALVHRYGPWLEVASAAAASAYAGAVLAREHGPAWALPGLAALAVVAGSVPLLHRRWIAAVLRGVVAVALVFAASAAVPGHQVDLLIWFSYLGIVYGLVLGLRRSLPVQVGVLAGLAVGSYWALGPGPTLARALPALGCVVVAGIVGDALGMTVEAAERERRRADRRELQVAQIRTLIDAAPLGIVFYDGEQRSFVNQRAAEICGCSVEQLLESGFRDVIHPDDNEIYEAVRDSLALGVAASYMGRTRDELGGRTVRVDIAPVKVEGTGVAGTVAMLSDVSADVKRERWLWRFAAMAESTSDIIGMMDVKGQTIYLNPAGRAFAGIAHDAALDQFDAFSIVPVEYHEALIGDAYQRVLAGERWGAELDLVSPTSGRRIPVSAVVVGIPSPAQEVEALGVVYRDMSERKRLESRLAHAAAHDALTGLPNREHLFEELLARMEEADQLTVLFCDLDNFKLVNDSLGHRVGDELLQAIGARLRTACRNEDVIGRLGGDEFLVVCSGLEDSEEAIEVAERLQDAIRRPVLLNGREHVVTASIGIASWGGGPLHAGELVQDADIAMYHAKRSGRRRAVVFDEAMRTQIVDRLELERDLRLALEHEEFELHFQPIYDTAAPTIVGFEALVRWRHPSRGLLLPAHFLDLAVEVGLANELGDRVLRGAADALARLQAVDPEIQVGINIASSQLLSPGLVESLALGAEVAGVSPSGFVLEITEHALMSDLAEAKGVLDRLRTLGVQVAIDDFGTGYSSLAMLRRLPVEYLKIDRSFIDGLGVDTGDTQIVGLVLSLAHELGMSPVAEGVETELQLRELRRLGCESAQGFWFSPPLPIEGALALLVSSLAASLTN, encoded by the coding sequence ATGGCTGGTCGCGTCAGCGGACGGGACAGCCTGATCCGCGGGCGCAACGAGGGTCGATCGCCAGACGGCAGGCCTGTCGACGGGGGAGCCGACGCCGTCGCGCTCGTGCACCGTTACGGGCCGTGGCTCGAGGTGGCGTCTGCCGCAGCCGCGAGCGCGTACGCCGGGGCCGTCCTCGCCCGCGAGCACGGCCCGGCATGGGCTCTCCCCGGCCTGGCTGCGCTCGCAGTGGTGGCGGGGTCGGTGCCGTTGCTTCACCGGCGGTGGATCGCGGCTGTGCTGCGCGGTGTGGTCGCCGTCGCGCTGGTCTTCGCCGCGAGCGCCGCGGTACCCGGTCACCAGGTGGACCTGCTGATCTGGTTCTCGTACCTCGGGATCGTCTACGGGCTCGTGCTCGGGCTGCGGCGCAGCCTGCCCGTGCAGGTCGGCGTGCTGGCGGGCCTGGCAGTGGGCTCGTACTGGGCGCTCGGGCCGGGACCCACTCTCGCCAGGGCGTTGCCGGCCCTCGGCTGCGTCGTCGTCGCCGGCATCGTCGGCGATGCCCTCGGCATGACGGTCGAGGCCGCCGAGCGCGAACGCCGGCGTGCCGATCGACGCGAGTTGCAGGTGGCCCAGATCCGCACCTTGATCGACGCCGCGCCGCTCGGGATCGTGTTCTACGACGGCGAGCAGCGCTCGTTCGTCAACCAGCGCGCGGCGGAGATCTGTGGCTGCTCGGTCGAACAGCTCCTCGAATCCGGCTTCCGTGACGTGATCCACCCCGACGACAACGAGATCTACGAGGCGGTGCGCGACTCGCTCGCCCTCGGGGTGGCGGCCTCGTACATGGGGCGCACCCGTGACGAGCTCGGCGGGCGGACCGTCCGGGTCGACATCGCACCCGTGAAGGTGGAGGGCACGGGAGTCGCTGGCACGGTGGCGATGCTGTCCGACGTGTCGGCCGACGTGAAGCGGGAGCGGTGGCTGTGGCGGTTTGCGGCGATGGCCGAGTCGACGAGCGACATCATCGGGATGATGGACGTCAAGGGACAGACGATCTACCTCAACCCCGCCGGTCGCGCTTTCGCGGGGATCGCCCACGACGCCGCCCTCGACCAGTTCGACGCGTTCTCGATCGTGCCCGTCGAGTACCACGAGGCGCTCATCGGCGACGCGTACCAACGCGTGCTCGCCGGAGAGCGGTGGGGCGCAGAGCTCGACCTCGTCTCGCCGACGAGCGGGCGACGCATCCCCGTCTCGGCGGTGGTCGTCGGCATTCCGAGTCCGGCGCAGGAGGTCGAGGCGCTCGGGGTCGTCTATCGCGACATGAGCGAGCGCAAGCGCCTCGAGTCGCGCCTCGCGCACGCGGCGGCGCACGACGCACTCACCGGCCTGCCCAATCGGGAGCATCTGTTCGAAGAGCTCTTGGCGCGGATGGAGGAGGCCGACCAGCTCACCGTGCTCTTCTGCGATCTCGACAACTTCAAGCTCGTCAACGACAGCCTCGGCCATCGCGTCGGCGACGAGCTGCTGCAAGCGATCGGCGCCAGGCTGCGCACCGCGTGCCGCAACGAAGATGTCATCGGCCGCCTCGGTGGCGACGAGTTCCTCGTCGTGTGCAGCGGGTTGGAGGATTCCGAAGAGGCGATCGAGGTGGCCGAGCGGCTGCAGGATGCCATCCGCCGGCCGGTGCTGTTGAACGGGCGCGAGCATGTCGTCACCGCGTCGATCGGCATCGCCTCGTGGGGCGGCGGACCGCTGCACGCCGGAGAGCTGGTCCAGGATGCCGACATCGCCATGTACCACGCCAAGCGGTCAGGGCGCCGCCGGGCAGTCGTGTTCGACGAGGCGATGCGAACCCAGATCGTCGATCGGCTGGAGCTGGAGCGCGACCTGCGCCTGGCGCTGGAGCACGAGGAGTTCGAGCTGCACTTCCAGCCGATCTACGACACCGCGGCACCGACGATCGTCGGTTTCGAAGCCCTCGTCCGGTGGCGACACCCCAGCCGTGGGCTGCTGCTCCCCGCCCACTTCCTCGATCTCGCGGTCGAGGTGGGCTTGGCCAACGAGCTCGGTGATCGGGTGCTGCGCGGGGCGGCCGACGCGCTCGCCCGCCTGCAGGCCGTCGATCCGGAGATCCAGGTCGGGATCAACATCGCCTCCTCGCAGCTGCTGTCGCCCGGCCTCGTCGAGAGCCTCGCGCTGGGAGCCGAGGTGGCCGGCGTGTCCCCGAGCGGGTTCGTGCTCGAGATCACCGAGCACGCCTTGATGTCGGACCTCGCCGAGGCCAAGGGCGTGCTCGACCGGCTGCGCACGCTCGGCGTCCAGGTAGCGATCGACGACTTCGGCACCGGGTATTCGAGCCTGGCGATGCTGCGGCGGTTGCCGGTGGAGTACCTGAAGATCGACCGTTCGTTCATCGACGGCCTCGGCGTCGACACGGGCGACACCCAGATCGTCGGCCTGGTGCTGTCGCTCGCCCACGAGCTCGGCATGTCGCCGGTGGCAGAGGGCGTCGAGACCGAGCTCCAGCTGCGTGAGCTGCGCCGCCTCGGATGCGAGTCGGCCCAGGGCTTCTGGTTCTCGCCCCCGCTGCCGATCGAGGGGGCGCTGGCGCTGCTCGTCTCCTCGTTGGCGGCGTCGCTGACCAACTGA
- a CDS encoding SDR family oxidoreductase, translating to MNNRFTDRVAMLTGAGSGIGRATAQRLADEGAAVACLDVQGAEATAEGIVAAGGRAFAWTCDVTDAAAVEATVDTVVRELGRLDIVGNIAGIGHFAWSHEETPEWFDRILRVNLNGTFYVARYSIPHMLRLGGGVIVNIASTAGLIGQPWSAAYCASKGGVVQLTRALAYEYRTKGIRVNAIAPGGTVTNIVSSFSTLPEGADVSEMAKIMTPMGMCQPEEIAAAIAYVASDEAKYMSGSIIPIDGAMTC from the coding sequence ATGAACAATCGCTTCACCGACAGGGTCGCCATGCTGACCGGCGCCGGATCGGGCATCGGGCGGGCGACTGCCCAACGCCTGGCCGACGAGGGTGCCGCCGTCGCCTGCCTCGACGTCCAAGGGGCCGAGGCCACCGCCGAAGGCATCGTCGCCGCCGGCGGGCGCGCTTTCGCGTGGACTTGCGACGTGACCGACGCGGCAGCGGTGGAAGCGACCGTCGACACCGTGGTGCGTGAGCTCGGCAGGCTCGACATCGTCGGCAACATCGCCGGCATCGGCCACTTCGCCTGGTCGCACGAGGAGACACCGGAGTGGTTCGACCGCATCCTGCGAGTCAACCTGAACGGCACGTTCTACGTCGCCCGCTACTCGATCCCCCACATGCTGCGCCTCGGCGGTGGCGTGATCGTGAACATCGCGTCGACCGCGGGGCTCATCGGCCAACCGTGGAGCGCCGCGTACTGCGCGAGCAAGGGCGGAGTCGTCCAGCTCACCAGGGCCCTGGCCTACGAGTACCGCACCAAGGGGATCCGCGTGAACGCCATCGCGCCGGGTGGCACGGTGACGAACATCGTCTCGTCGTTCTCCACTCTCCCCGAGGGTGCGGACGTGAGCGAGATGGCGAAGATCATGACGCCGATGGGCATGTGCCAGCCCGAGGAGATCGCCGCCGCGATCGCCTATGTCGCCTCCGACGAAGCGAAGTACATGAGCGGCTCGATCATCCCCATCGACGGTGCCATGACCTGCTGA
- a CDS encoding AMP-binding protein, producing MSGIIDTAGKALWQLVEERAALTPDKRMAFDEAGRSLSYGEYKAWCERVAAGLQGHGVGEGTVVSWIQPSRFESLVLTGALCRLGAVQNPILPIYRHREVSFITRQIGCRLLVVPGVFRGFDFPPMAREATAGLDLEVLVADPAMPEGDPATLAPYRPAPTELRWLFYSSGTTADPKGAKHSDATMSAANDGMQWSMQVGPDDKAAVVFPITHVGGLVWLFNAMQTGVELLMVEVFDPATTPRWLGEHGCTCAGAGTVFWLTYLNAQRQLPPGERLLPDVRIFNGGGAPKPKSLHAEMMEAFGAPVIGGWGLTESPINTMVHVDDPDVKKAETDGRPCPGVSLRTVMDGVQVAPGVEGELQVSGPQVCMGYVDSTLDDEAFTPDGWFRTGDLGVIDADGWVSITGRLKDIIIRKGENISAKEIEDLLFLHPAVADAAVVGLPDDASGERACAVVVCKAGEQFTFAQMVEHLSAQRLSKHKIPEQLEIVELLPRNPSGKVLKKDLRQNYGGHP from the coding sequence ATGAGCGGGATCATCGACACCGCCGGCAAGGCGTTGTGGCAGCTCGTCGAGGAACGGGCCGCGCTGACGCCTGACAAGCGGATGGCCTTCGACGAGGCCGGGCGCTCGTTGTCGTACGGCGAGTACAAGGCCTGGTGCGAGCGCGTCGCTGCCGGCCTGCAGGGCCACGGCGTCGGCGAGGGCACCGTGGTGTCCTGGATCCAGCCGTCGCGGTTCGAGTCGCTGGTGCTCACCGGCGCGCTCTGCCGCCTCGGCGCGGTGCAGAACCCGATCCTGCCCATCTACCGCCACCGCGAGGTGTCGTTCATCACCCGTCAGATCGGGTGCCGGCTGCTCGTCGTGCCCGGGGTGTTCCGCGGGTTCGACTTCCCGCCGATGGCGCGCGAGGCCACGGCCGGGCTCGACCTCGAGGTGCTCGTCGCCGACCCGGCGATGCCCGAGGGCGACCCGGCGACGCTCGCCCCCTACCGCCCCGCGCCGACCGAGCTGCGCTGGTTGTTCTACAGCTCCGGCACCACGGCCGACCCGAAGGGCGCGAAGCACAGCGACGCCACCATGTCGGCCGCCAATGACGGCATGCAGTGGAGCATGCAGGTCGGCCCCGACGACAAGGCCGCGGTGGTGTTCCCGATCACCCACGTCGGTGGACTGGTGTGGCTGTTCAACGCGATGCAGACCGGCGTCGAGCTGTTGATGGTCGAGGTGTTCGACCCGGCGACGACACCGCGCTGGCTGGGCGAGCACGGCTGCACCTGCGCCGGGGCCGGGACCGTCTTCTGGCTGACGTACCTGAACGCGCAGCGCCAGCTACCGCCCGGGGAGCGCCTGCTGCCGGACGTGCGGATCTTCAACGGTGGCGGTGCGCCGAAGCCGAAGTCGCTGCACGCCGAGATGATGGAGGCGTTCGGCGCTCCCGTGATCGGCGGGTGGGGGCTCACCGAGAGCCCGATCAACACGATGGTGCACGTCGACGATCCCGACGTGAAGAAGGCCGAGACCGACGGCCGGCCCTGCCCGGGTGTCTCCCTCCGCACGGTCATGGACGGCGTCCAGGTGGCGCCCGGCGTTGAAGGCGAGCTACAAGTGTCGGGCCCCCAGGTGTGCATGGGCTACGTCGACTCGACGCTCGACGACGAGGCCTTCACCCCCGACGGCTGGTTCCGCACCGGCGATCTCGGCGTCATCGACGCCGACGGCTGGGTGTCGATCACCGGGCGACTGAAGGACATCATCATCCGCAAGGGCGAGAACATCTCCGCGAAGGAGATCGAAGACCTGCTGTTCCTGCACCCCGCCGTCGCCGACGCGGCGGTCGTCGGGTTGCCCGACGACGCGAGCGGCGAGCGCGCCTGCGCCGTGGTGGTGTGCAAGGCCGGCGAGCAGTTCACGTTCGCGCAGATGGTGGAGCACCTCTCCGCCCAGCGCCTTTCCAAGCACAAGATCCCCGAGCAACTCGAGATCGTCGAGCTGCTCCCCCGCAACCCGAGCGGCAAGGTCCTGAAGAAGGACCTGCGCCAGAACTATGGAGGTCACCCATGA
- a CDS encoding acyl--CoA ligase, with translation MPLPERPLTGDHATVLDVFDAVVRVAADAIAFVQPGPDASARRITFGEWAAQADALAGWLLERGVRRGDVVGIELPSGIDYAVAYQGAMRAGAVATGINPRLGPAEVRHITEHAAPSFTFRDELPQLDPGDPERRRVRLDTTDPVAIVWTGGTTGLPKGAWFDHGCLRAMTLGAAPLSAVGDRRLSPLPFAHVGAMTRVWDELMHVITTVVTPTPWAPGPTLALLDAERVTVCQGVPTQYRMLLDHPSLDAVDVSSLRLAGIGAARVPPDLVTEIRERLGCPVVVRYASTESCLATGTRLDDDVDVICSTVGRPNGGVELRLVDDDAGPVEELGPDHVGTVCLRSRAMMRGYWHDPERTAEVIDAEGWLHTGDLGWLGDDGNLRLVGRSTEMFIRGGYNVYPIEVENCLGGHPAVAAAAVLGAAVDDRLGEIGVVFAVAAPGAHLDLGELRTFVKERLADYKAPDCLVTIDELPLTSIGKVDKKALQPRADEEGSRWSR, from the coding sequence ATGCCACTGCCCGAGCGCCCGCTCACCGGCGACCACGCGACCGTGCTCGACGTGTTCGACGCGGTGGTGCGCGTGGCCGCCGACGCGATCGCGTTCGTGCAGCCCGGGCCCGACGCCAGCGCGCGGCGGATCACGTTCGGCGAGTGGGCGGCGCAGGCCGACGCGCTGGCGGGGTGGCTTCTGGAGCGGGGCGTACGCCGTGGCGACGTCGTCGGCATCGAGCTGCCGAGCGGCATCGACTACGCCGTCGCGTACCAGGGCGCGATGCGCGCCGGCGCGGTCGCGACCGGCATCAACCCCCGGCTGGGGCCGGCCGAGGTGCGCCACATCACCGAGCACGCCGCGCCCTCGTTCACGTTCCGCGACGAGCTGCCCCAACTCGATCCGGGTGACCCCGAACGGCGGCGGGTGCGCCTCGACACCACCGACCCGGTGGCCATCGTGTGGACCGGCGGCACCACCGGGTTGCCCAAGGGCGCGTGGTTCGACCACGGTTGCCTGCGCGCGATGACGCTCGGCGCCGCGCCGCTCAGCGCGGTGGGCGACCGGCGGCTGTCGCCACTGCCCTTCGCCCACGTGGGTGCGATGACGAGGGTCTGGGACGAGCTGATGCACGTGATCACGACCGTGGTCACCCCCACCCCCTGGGCGCCGGGGCCGACGCTCGCCCTGCTCGACGCCGAACGGGTGACGGTGTGCCAGGGGGTACCGACGCAGTACAGGATGCTGCTCGACCACCCGAGCCTCGACGCGGTGGACGTGTCGTCGCTGCGCCTGGCCGGCATCGGCGCCGCCCGCGTACCCCCCGACCTGGTCACCGAGATCCGCGAGCGCCTCGGCTGCCCGGTCGTCGTGCGGTATGCGAGCACGGAGTCGTGCCTCGCCACGGGTACCCGGCTCGACGACGACGTCGACGTCATCTGCTCGACCGTCGGCCGCCCGAACGGCGGCGTCGAGCTGCGCCTCGTCGACGACGACGCCGGCCCGGTCGAAGAGCTCGGCCCCGACCACGTCGGCACCGTGTGCCTGCGCAGCCGCGCGATGATGCGCGGCTACTGGCACGACCCGGAGCGCACCGCCGAGGTGATCGACGCCGAGGGATGGCTGCACACCGGCGACCTCGGCTGGCTCGGCGACGACGGCAACCTGCGCCTCGTCGGGCGCTCCACCGAGATGTTCATCCGCGGCGGATACAACGTGTACCCGATCGAGGTCGAGAACTGCCTCGGCGGGCACCCCGCGGTGGCGGCGGCGGCGGTGCTCGGCGCAGCAGTGGACGACCGCCTCGGCGAGATCGGGGTGGTGTTCGCCGTCGCCGCGCCCGGCGCCCACCTCGACCTCGGCGAGCTGCGTACGTTCGTGAAGGAGCGACTCGCCGACTACAAGGCGCCGGACTGCCTGGTGACGATCGACGAGCTGCCGCTGACGAGCATCGGCAAGGTGGACAAGAAGGCGCTGCAACCGCGCGCCGATGAGGAGGGTTCGAGATGGAGCAGATGA
- a CDS encoding alcohol dehydrogenase catalytic domain-containing protein, with protein MRGIVYDGTSTELVDGLTLRAPGARDVIVEIGAAGLCHSDLSYMQGLYPVPSPGVCGHEAAGIVAEVGGAVTNVAPGDHVIVATLSACGMCEHCADGRPTACRATLANWSQPFTLDGEPIYNFAATSAFAERTVVRDVQCVKIPDDVPLTSAALVGCGVVTGMGAVFNRANVRRGQSAVVFGVGGVGLNVIQALKVQGATTIVAVDTMPDKEALARQFGATHFLDGKRDDLVDAVGAIRPASATAVRGAFNSGGVDWAFDCVAHPQVTWNALECLDWEGTVVVIGVASQTAEFKGLYGRLTQVDRGIVGCRYGTISPHRDIPRIVELYRRGEILLDELVTSTYPVERWKDAVHEMESGQVARGVLTF; from the coding sequence ATGCGCGGCATCGTTTACGACGGCACTTCGACCGAACTCGTCGACGGGTTGACGCTGCGCGCGCCCGGCGCGCGCGACGTGATCGTCGAGATCGGCGCCGCCGGGCTCTGCCACAGCGACCTGTCGTACATGCAGGGTCTCTACCCGGTGCCCTCTCCCGGCGTATGCGGCCACGAGGCGGCGGGGATCGTCGCCGAGGTCGGCGGCGCGGTCACCAACGTCGCGCCGGGCGACCACGTGATCGTCGCCACCCTTTCGGCCTGTGGGATGTGCGAGCACTGCGCCGACGGGCGGCCGACAGCGTGCCGGGCCACCCTCGCCAACTGGAGCCAGCCGTTCACGCTCGACGGCGAGCCGATCTACAACTTCGCCGCCACGAGCGCCTTCGCGGAGCGCACGGTGGTGCGCGACGTGCAGTGCGTGAAGATCCCCGACGACGTGCCGCTCACGTCTGCCGCGCTCGTCGGTTGCGGTGTCGTCACCGGCATGGGCGCCGTGTTCAACCGGGCGAACGTGCGCCGCGGCCAGTCGGCGGTGGTGTTCGGCGTCGGAGGTGTCGGGTTGAACGTGATCCAGGCGCTGAAGGTGCAGGGCGCGACGACGATCGTCGCCGTCGACACGATGCCCGATAAGGAAGCCCTCGCGCGGCAGTTCGGCGCCACCCACTTCCTGGACGGCAAGCGCGACGATCTCGTCGACGCAGTCGGTGCGATCCGCCCCGCGAGCGCGACCGCGGTGCGGGGCGCGTTCAACTCCGGCGGGGTCGACTGGGCATTCGACTGCGTCGCGCATCCCCAGGTCACATGGAACGCACTCGAGTGCCTCGACTGGGAAGGCACCGTCGTCGTCATCGGCGTCGCGTCCCAGACGGCCGAGTTCAAGGGCCTGTACGGCAGGCTCACCCAGGTGGACCGCGGGATCGTCGGCTGCCGATACGGCACGATCTCGCCGCACCGTGACATCCCCCGCATCGTCGAGCTCTACCGCCGGGGGGAGATCCTGCTCGACGAGCTCGTCACGTCCACCTATCCCGTCGAACGGTGGAAGGACGCGGTCCACGAGATGGAGTCCGGCCAGGTTGCTCGCGGCGTGCTCACGTTCTAG
- a CDS encoding phage holin family protein, with translation MVRFLISTAFLLAANAIGLLVANALLEDMDMTAGAFVLAVLIFTGVVILVRPFIMKMAVRYFEALMGGSALVATLVGLIVTKIFVDGFHITGLGTWALATVIVWVIAMLAGVLLPALLLKRTVQEGAQRRANS, from the coding sequence TTGGTCCGCTTCTTGATCTCCACCGCCTTCTTGCTGGCCGCCAACGCCATCGGGCTGCTCGTCGCCAATGCGCTGCTGGAAGACATGGACATGACTGCCGGTGCCTTCGTGCTCGCCGTGCTCATCTTCACCGGAGTCGTCATCCTGGTGCGACCCTTCATCATGAAGATGGCAGTCAGGTACTTCGAGGCGCTGATGGGGGGCTCGGCACTCGTCGCCACGCTTGTCGGGCTGATCGTCACGAAGATCTTCGTCGACGGCTTCCACATCACGGGGCTCGGAACCTGGGCCCTCGCGACGGTCATCGTCTGGGTCATCGCGATGTTGGCCGGGGTGCTGCTGCCGGCGCTGCTCCTGAAGCGCACGGTGCAAGAGGGCGCGCAGCGCAGAGCCAACTCCTAG